In Propionispora hippei DSM 15287, a single window of DNA contains:
- a CDS encoding DNA-directed RNA polymerase translates to MENMVNKYGELFTEQLEIEASYKKFAEELLKNTYAESKLEGKTAETALGKRLMNHQFDTVFENVKVFVETTLQPKPGVKPAYIGILQQLADIYEGKERDLYTLLTMATFSVLLNSVFRKETRLSNLAQTVAAEVQTEARMEAFLKANPEIAASVLRGISERVSKHYKTYYAYRRMEHANFSWNPWSLKDSTLFGAKLIELVIQGSGYFELYDHTDMNGKAVTEIHPTQWLLNTWAKNEEKLIAKAYRMCPTVVPPAPWTTFKDGGYYGELKSYCTFLRLHDFSVPNVFTKEYMARLNQLDLSNVQAAINAIQETPWIINKKVLKVAKAVIARGGELAGIPRMEPLPELPRLTGDYTDEELKAHKQKAVERIRLEARRKSKAIRAIGHIKVAERFSKYESIYFPCNMDFRGRVYPIPSFSFQGDDLNKALLLFADAPACSSYKDIEWLMVHGANLAGVDKVSFDDRVAWVRDHEAQILDCAKDPMGNLWWADQDSPFQFLAFCFEWQAWREHEAKFGTPEGFKCGIPVAFDGTCSGLQHFSAILRDPVGGKAVNLLPADKPQDIYGMVAEVVNEQLKKDSVSGTPDTTAEGKNGEPYTKYGTKTLAQQWLAYGVNRKVTKRSVMTLAYGSKEFGFRDQILEDTIEPAILEGRGGMFANPNQSAGYMAKLIWNAVRKVVVKAVEGMEWLQQMARLVCKEGQVVTWMTPMGLPVQQSYMVCNSEVYRMRFSGIDKRFYSVNITGDIDKRAQAQGIAPNFIHSMDAAHLQLTVIMAKEAGINHFSMIHDSYGAPVAQADRMFKTVREAFIKMYSENNVLEQFKADMEMLIEKGDKIPAIPSKGTLDLNVVRESLYTFH, encoded by the coding sequence ATGGAAAACATGGTAAACAAGTACGGAGAACTTTTCACGGAGCAACTAGAAATTGAGGCATCCTACAAGAAATTCGCAGAGGAACTCTTAAAAAATACTTACGCAGAATCTAAATTAGAAGGGAAAACCGCTGAGACTGCTTTAGGTAAACGCTTAATGAACCATCAATTTGACACTGTTTTTGAGAACGTCAAAGTGTTTGTTGAAACTACCTTGCAACCCAAGCCGGGAGTAAAACCCGCATACATAGGCATCCTTCAGCAACTAGCAGATATTTATGAGGGCAAGGAACGTGACCTCTATACTCTCCTGACGATGGCTACCTTCTCTGTCCTTCTAAACAGCGTATTCCGCAAGGAAACTCGCCTTTCTAACCTAGCACAAACAGTAGCGGCTGAAGTACAGACAGAGGCCCGGATGGAAGCCTTCCTCAAGGCCAATCCCGAGATTGCCGCCTCGGTTCTCCGTGGTATCTCCGAACGTGTTTCCAAGCACTATAAAACCTATTACGCCTACCGCCGTATGGAACATGCGAACTTTTCTTGGAACCCTTGGAGCCTTAAAGATTCTACCCTGTTCGGGGCCAAGTTGATTGAATTGGTCATCCAAGGTAGCGGCTACTTTGAACTCTACGACCACACTGACATGAACGGCAAGGCCGTAACTGAAATCCATCCTACCCAATGGCTCCTTAATACTTGGGCCAAGAACGAAGAGAAACTCATCGCCAAGGCATACCGCATGTGTCCGACTGTCGTTCCTCCTGCTCCTTGGACTACCTTTAAGGATGGCGGCTATTATGGGGAACTCAAGTCCTACTGCACATTCCTTCGGCTCCATGACTTTTCGGTTCCTAACGTATTCACCAAGGAATACATGGCACGTCTGAACCAACTAGACCTGTCAAATGTCCAAGCGGCTATTAACGCTATCCAAGAGACACCTTGGATTATCAATAAGAAAGTCCTGAAAGTAGCCAAGGCAGTTATTGCTCGTGGTGGCGAACTGGCTGGCATCCCTCGCATGGAACCATTACCGGAATTACCTCGCCTCACCGGGGATTATACCGATGAGGAACTCAAGGCCCACAAACAGAAAGCCGTTGAGCGTATCCGCTTGGAGGCCCGGAGAAAATCCAAGGCTATTCGGGCTATCGGACATATTAAAGTCGCTGAAAGATTCAGTAAGTATGAAAGTATTTACTTCCCTTGCAACATGGACTTCCGAGGCCGTGTCTATCCGATTCCTAGTTTCTCATTCCAAGGGGATGACCTGAACAAAGCCCTGCTCCTCTTTGCGGATGCTCCTGCATGTTCATCGTATAAGGACATTGAGTGGCTCATGGTTCACGGTGCTAACCTCGCAGGAGTTGACAAGGTATCCTTCGATGACCGTGTGGCTTGGGTTCGAGACCATGAAGCGCAAATCTTAGACTGCGCCAAAGACCCAATGGGGAACCTCTGGTGGGCCGACCAAGACTCTCCCTTCCAGTTCCTAGCGTTCTGCTTCGAGTGGCAAGCATGGAGAGAACACGAGGCCAAGTTCGGTACTCCTGAAGGCTTCAAGTGCGGAATCCCGGTGGCCTTTGACGGAACCTGCTCTGGTCTTCAGCATTTCTCCGCTATCCTCCGTGACCCTGTGGGTGGCAAGGCCGTAAACCTGCTCCCTGCTGATAAGCCGCAGGACATCTACGGAATGGTCGCAGAGGTAGTCAATGAGCAACTCAAAAAGGATTCTGTCTCTGGTACTCCTGACACCACCGCAGAAGGCAAGAATGGCGAACCATACACCAAGTACGGTACAAAAACACTGGCTCAACAATGGCTGGCCTATGGTGTCAATCGTAAAGTTACCAAGCGTTCTGTAATGACTCTGGCCTATGGCTCCAAGGAGTTCGGATTCCGTGACCAAATCCTTGAGGACACCATTGAACCTGCAATCTTGGAAGGCCGTGGCGGTATGTTCGCTAACCCGAATCAATCCGCAGGATACATGGCGAAACTCATCTGGAACGCTGTGCGGAAAGTCGTTGTCAAGGCCGTAGAAGGTATGGAATGGCTTCAACAAATGGCTCGTCTAGTTTGTAAGGAGGGCCAAGTAGTAACTTGGATGACTCCTATGGGCCTCCCGGTTCAGCAATCCTACATGGTATGCAATTCAGAGGTGTATCGTATGCGTTTCTCTGGCATCGACAAACGGTTCTACTCAGTGAATATTACCGGAGACATCGACAAAAGAGCGCAAGCCCAAGGTATCGCTCCTAACTTCATTCACTCAATGGATGCGGCACACTTGCAACTGACTGTCATCATGGCGAAGGAGGCAGGTATCAACCATTTCTCCATGATTCACGATTCCTACGGTGCGCCTGTAGCCCAAGCAGACAGAATGTTCAAAACAGTCAGAGAAGCGTTCATTAAGATGTACTCTGAGAACAATGTTCTGGAGCAATTCAAGGCTGACATGGAGATGCTCATTGAGAAGGGAGACAAGATTCCTGCTATTCCTTCCAAGGGAACCCTAGACCTCAATGTAGTCCGCGAATCTTTATACACCTTCCACTAA
- a CDS encoding DUF3310 domain-containing protein has protein sequence MIEGKTASQIIIDDPEGSAKTSAHYQVGSKQPIEIMQEVMSPEEFQGFLRGNVIKYALRLGHKDKAVKEAAKIEQYAKWLREALEGKQIDPRN, from the coding sequence ATGATTGAAGGTAAAACTGCAAGTCAAATCATTATTGATGACCCGGAAGGCTCCGCTAAGACCTCTGCTCACTATCAAGTAGGTTCCAAACAACCTATAGAAATCATGCAGGAGGTCATGAGTCCCGAAGAGTTCCAAGGGTTCCTTCGTGGGAATGTCATCAAGTACGCTCTGCGGCTCGGTCATAAGGACAAGGCCGTGAAAGAAGCGGCGAAGATTGAGCAGTACGCAAAGTGGCTCCGTGAGGCTCTCGAAGGTAAGCAAATCGACCCTCGGAACTAA
- the dut gene encoding dUTP diphosphatase, which produces MAQAKTETNQTPKETPKATPKQTKSDAPVLKVLKLKPEATVPEKKTNGSCGLDLHVLDNIPVFPTHLRKEAYVLHTGLAFEIPEGYHVEIYLRSSTGKNRKLRLANGTGIIDSDYRGEIMLLVENVGQDVEHVFPGDRIAQAILVKDPEFTIEVVESLSDTKRGKGGFGSTGKN; this is translated from the coding sequence ATGGCACAAGCAAAGACTGAAACAAATCAAACACCAAAAGAAACCCCGAAAGCAACACCAAAGCAGACCAAGAGTGATGCTCCGGTGCTGAAGGTCTTGAAGTTGAAACCAGAGGCCACGGTTCCTGAAAAGAAAACCAATGGCTCCTGCGGCTTAGACCTGCATGTACTGGACAACATTCCTGTCTTCCCTACGCATTTACGCAAGGAGGCATACGTTCTGCACACTGGACTAGCCTTTGAGATTCCTGAAGGCTACCATGTGGAAATTTACCTGCGGTCTTCAACTGGTAAGAACCGCAAATTACGCCTAGCAAATGGCACAGGAATCATTGACAGCGACTACAGAGGCGAAATCATGCTACTGGTCGAGAACGTGGGCCAAGATGTTGAACACGTTTTCCCCGGAGACCGTATCGCTCAGGCAATCCTTGTGAAAGACCCTGAGTTCACTATTGAGGTCGTAGAGTCCCTGTCAGACACCAAAAGAGGCAAAGGTGGCTTCGGCTCCACCGGAAAGAATTAA
- a CDS encoding DUF2815 family protein: protein MAKANFKRVTSPRGEALYPYLKAPEVYEGEEVGYTIQVKFSKEDTDKVLAILEEELESAKNSSEFKGKRWSKEPRMGFREDQNGDIVFKFKTKATIKTKAGDIVKRTVPVFDAKGKPVDVTIGNGSVVRVAFQIVPYWKSSTNNGLSLYLDAVQVIELVEYKGGGNASSFGFGEEDGFVGSDATPFDDEEDAVTPGDVGDEEF from the coding sequence ATGGCAAAAGCAAATTTCAAACGTGTAACTTCCCCTCGTGGTGAGGCTCTGTATCCCTACCTGAAGGCTCCTGAAGTCTATGAAGGCGAAGAAGTGGGCTACACGATTCAGGTCAAGTTCTCCAAGGAGGACACTGATAAAGTCCTTGCGATTCTGGAAGAAGAACTGGAATCCGCTAAGAACTCCAGTGAGTTCAAAGGCAAACGCTGGTCTAAGGAGCCTCGTATGGGATTCCGTGAAGACCAGAATGGAGATATTGTCTTCAAGTTCAAAACTAAAGCAACTATCAAGACAAAGGCCGGAGACATTGTGAAGCGCACAGTCCCGGTCTTTGATGCTAAAGGAAAGCCTGTGGATGTTACTATCGGCAATGGCTCGGTAGTCCGTGTGGCGTTCCAGATTGTACCTTATTGGAAATCCTCGACCAACAACGGCCTGTCCTTGTACCTCGATGCAGTCCAAGTCATCGAACTGGTTGAGTACAAAGGAGGCGGCAACGCTTCGTCCTTCGGCTTCGGTGAAGAAGATGGATTCGTTGGCAGTGATGCTACTCCGTTTGACGATGAAGAAGATGCTGTGACTCCGGGCGATGTTGGCGATGAGGAGTTCTAA
- a CDS encoding endonuclease I → MATKRTFSRRGGWSEHVTSTYRSGLEEGIAGQLENAGVPVAFEKYYLEYTIPASVHKYTPDFLLPNGIIVESKGLFESEDRKKHLLVKAQYPHLDIRFIFSNPNQKLYKGSPTTYAMWCEKYGFLYAKKLIPLAWLKEKPKDTTGLQTKKGGKS, encoded by the coding sequence TTGGCTACAAAGAGAACCTTTAGTCGCCGTGGTGGGTGGTCGGAACATGTCACGTCCACCTACCGCTCTGGCCTTGAAGAAGGTATTGCAGGACAACTTGAAAACGCCGGGGTTCCTGTGGCCTTTGAAAAGTATTACCTTGAGTACACTATCCCGGCAAGTGTCCATAAGTACACACCGGACTTCCTGCTCCCTAACGGAATCATTGTCGAATCCAAGGGACTGTTTGAGTCCGAAGACCGAAAGAAACATCTCCTCGTCAAAGCACAATACCCACACTTGGACATTAGGTTCATCTTCTCGAACCCCAACCAGAAACTCTACAAAGGTAGCCCTACGACTTATGCCATGTGGTGTGAGAAGTACGGCTTTTTGTATGCTAAGAAGTTGATTCCTCTGGCGTGGCTCAAGGAGAAACCGAAAGATACTACCGGATTACAGACCAAGAAAGGAGGAAAATCGTGA
- a CDS encoding peptidoglycan recognition protein family protein, whose amino-acid sequence MKFRTRKSTDFLYIHLKDTGGLSVPELRRAARKVGKLDVDYHYVVQDNGVVEQGREQYVVAGYEFENSENSIYVLVDTGENDRLSDAQKVALQDLMDSIYATYPNVKTIME is encoded by the coding sequence GTGAAGTTCAGGACTAGAAAATCCACGGACTTCCTGTATATCCACTTAAAGGACACAGGAGGTCTTTCCGTTCCTGAACTGCGTAGAGCGGCTCGTAAAGTAGGAAAACTGGATGTCGATTATCACTATGTAGTTCAGGACAATGGCGTGGTGGAACAAGGGAGGGAGCAATATGTAGTCGCTGGTTATGAGTTTGAGAACAGCGAGAATAGTATCTACGTTCTGGTGGATACCGGAGAAAATGACCGTCTGAGCGATGCTCAAAAAGTGGCACTACAAGACCTTATGGATTCCATTTACGCAACTTATCCCAACGTAAAAACAATCATGGAGTAA